The following coding sequences are from one Candidatus Nitronereus thalassa window:
- a CDS encoding STAS domain-containing protein has translation MEVVVRAHKEATVVDLHGRLDSAARWNFKAIMKQCCLTEHDHLVINLQSLSFIDSAGLGFLVLAYVQFTGLQRKMSWVQPRGHVKALLDNLNIPSLVPIYATEQEAFESAVA, from the coding sequence ATGGAAGTTGTAGTCAGGGCCCACAAAGAAGCTACAGTCGTGGACCTTCATGGTCGGTTGGATTCAGCTGCTCGATGGAACTTCAAAGCCATCATGAAGCAATGTTGTTTAACGGAACACGACCATCTCGTCATCAATCTCCAATCGCTTTCCTTTATTGATAGTGCGGGACTAGGTTTTTTAGTGCTTGCCTACGTGCAGTTTACCGGGCTTCAACGAAAAATGAGTTGGGTGCAGCCTCGGGGGCATGTCAAAGCCTTATTGGACAATCTCAATATTCCTTCCCTGGTTCCCATCTACGCCACCGAGCAAGAAGCCTTTGAATCGGCGGTGGCCTAA
- a CDS encoding septum formation initiator family protein → MIRANCKRVANTPQKIPIPRAWQRPLALAVGIALLAMWLLEGAEVTQSLRMADELERMNQEIAQLQQANASLEQEIHLVQHDRFTLEKLARERLGYVKEGEVVYQLVEAQ, encoded by the coding sequence TTGATTCGAGCGAATTGTAAACGGGTGGCCAATACCCCGCAGAAAATACCCATTCCCAGAGCCTGGCAACGGCCTTTGGCTTTGGCGGTGGGTATTGCCCTGCTGGCCATGTGGTTACTTGAAGGGGCGGAGGTTACGCAGTCTTTACGAATGGCGGATGAATTGGAGCGAATGAACCAAGAGATTGCCCAACTCCAACAAGCCAATGCGTCGCTCGAGCAGGAAATTCATCTTGTCCAGCATGATCGGTTTACGCTTGAGAAACTGGCAAGGGAACGTTTAGGGTATGTGAAGGAAGGTGAGGTGGTATATCAATTGGTGGAGGCACAGTAA
- the gatB gene encoding Asp-tRNA(Asn)/Glu-tRNA(Gln) amidotransferase subunit GatB has product MTFETVIGLEVHAQLRTQSKLFCGCGTEFGHLPNTQTCPVCLGLPGSLPVINKRAVEMAIRTGLALNCSIRTTNVFARKHYFYPDLPKGYQISQYEEPICEHGWIDLNVNGESKRVRICRAHLEEDAGKNIHANEGGQSYVDLNRTGTPLLEIVTDPDMRSADEVVAYLKSLRDALVYLDVCDGNMEEGNLRCEPNISLRPVGSETFGTKVELKNINSFKNVKDAVEYEIKRQTKVLTEGGKIHQETRLWNIDLGQTAVMRSKEEAHDYRYFPDPDLLPLSIPEEWIEELRGTLQELPQARQQRFIQEHGLPEYDAGVLTSSRALADYFESCVQRFAEPKLVSNFIMGELLRELNQAGMAVESSPVSPDRLVELLQMVHNGTISLKAAKEIFPELYAGEKSATQLVEEKGLQQVSDEGALEHMIQEVVDKNPAQVEQYRSGKDAVLGFFVGQVMKTSKGKANPQKVNELLKRALSS; this is encoded by the coding sequence GTGACCTTTGAAACCGTCATAGGTCTCGAAGTTCATGCCCAACTTCGGACGCAATCTAAACTGTTTTGTGGGTGTGGGACGGAATTTGGCCATCTGCCCAACACTCAAACCTGTCCCGTGTGCCTGGGATTGCCAGGTTCCTTGCCGGTTATCAACAAACGTGCCGTGGAGATGGCCATTCGAACAGGTCTGGCATTGAATTGTTCGATTCGGACCACCAATGTGTTCGCCCGAAAACATTATTTTTACCCTGATCTGCCCAAAGGCTATCAAATCTCCCAATATGAAGAACCCATTTGTGAACATGGGTGGATTGATCTGAATGTGAATGGCGAATCCAAACGAGTTCGGATTTGTCGCGCTCATTTAGAAGAGGACGCCGGGAAAAATATTCATGCGAATGAAGGCGGGCAGAGCTATGTCGATTTGAATCGGACAGGCACGCCATTACTGGAAATCGTGACCGATCCAGATATGCGATCCGCAGATGAAGTGGTGGCCTACTTAAAATCTCTTCGGGATGCCCTGGTCTATCTCGATGTGTGCGATGGGAATATGGAAGAGGGGAATTTACGGTGTGAGCCGAATATTTCACTTCGTCCCGTCGGTTCGGAGACCTTCGGCACAAAAGTCGAACTAAAAAATATCAATTCGTTTAAAAATGTCAAAGATGCCGTGGAATATGAGATTAAGCGGCAGACGAAGGTATTAACCGAAGGTGGAAAGATTCATCAGGAAACACGACTATGGAATATTGATCTCGGCCAAACGGCCGTGATGCGCAGCAAGGAAGAGGCGCATGACTATCGCTATTTTCCCGATCCCGATCTCCTGCCTTTGTCAATTCCCGAGGAGTGGATCGAGGAGCTTCGCGGCACGTTGCAAGAGTTACCTCAAGCCCGCCAGCAACGCTTTATCCAAGAGCATGGCTTACCGGAGTATGACGCAGGAGTGCTGACGAGCTCGCGCGCGTTGGCTGATTATTTTGAATCCTGTGTCCAGCGTTTTGCGGAACCCAAACTCGTCAGTAACTTTATCATGGGCGAATTATTGCGGGAACTGAACCAGGCTGGAATGGCAGTAGAATCCTCTCCGGTTTCCCCGGATCGATTAGTGGAACTCTTACAAATGGTTCATAACGGGACAATCAGTTTAAAAGCCGCCAAGGAAATTTTCCCGGAACTGTACGCTGGCGAAAAATCAGCGACCCAATTGGTTGAGGAAAAAGGTCTGCAGCAGGTTTCCGATGAGGGGGCTTTGGAACACATGATCCAAGAGGTGGTAGACAAGAACCCTGCTCAAGTTGAGCAGTACCGAAGTGGAAAAGACGCCGTGCTAGGATTTTTTGTCGGACAAGTCATGAAAACTTCAAAAGGAAAAGCCAATCCTCAGAAAGTCAACGAACTCCTCAAACGCGCCCTGTCTTCCTAA
- the eno gene encoding phosphopyruvate hydratase, producing MSAIQDVKGRAILDSRGTPTVEVDVQLSSGAWGRAAVPSGASTGTREALELRDKDPKKWLGKGVTKALTSISKTLAPKLKGMNALDQTAVDSAMIALDGTKGKSRLGANALLGVSLAVARAAAAETKQSLYRYIGGANARELPVPMMNIINGGSHADNGLDLQEFMIMPVGASRFSDALRMGTEIFHHLKAVLKAKGLSTAVGDEGGFAPALKSNEDALAVITDAIRKAGYKPGQDVVLALDAAASEFYGKKGYVLQAEGGVAKSALQMTEFYEGLVNRYPIVSIEDGLNEDDWKGWKQLTDRLGNRVQLVGDDLFVTNVEYLAKGIREKSGTAILIKVNQIGTLTETLETVEMAKRAGYGVIISHRSGETEDTTIADLAVALNAGQIKTGSLSRTDRLAKYNQLLRIEEELGKAAQYRGRQAIQTRSGSC from the coding sequence ATGAGTGCAATTCAAGATGTGAAAGGTCGTGCCATCCTCGATTCGCGCGGGACCCCGACGGTAGAAGTCGATGTGCAATTGTCCAGTGGTGCATGGGGCAGAGCCGCTGTTCCCTCCGGAGCTTCAACCGGTACCCGTGAAGCCTTAGAATTGCGAGATAAAGATCCCAAAAAATGGTTGGGGAAAGGCGTGACTAAAGCGTTAACGAGTATCTCTAAAACACTGGCCCCCAAGCTAAAGGGGATGAATGCGCTGGACCAGACGGCGGTGGATTCGGCCATGATTGCCTTAGATGGGACCAAAGGCAAATCTCGCCTTGGGGCCAATGCTTTGTTGGGAGTCTCGTTGGCCGTGGCTCGTGCCGCGGCGGCGGAAACCAAGCAATCGTTGTATCGTTATATTGGAGGCGCCAATGCTCGGGAACTTCCGGTCCCGATGATGAATATCATCAATGGAGGTTCCCATGCGGATAATGGGCTAGATCTTCAAGAATTTATGATTATGCCGGTGGGTGCGTCACGGTTTAGTGACGCCCTGCGCATGGGCACGGAAATATTTCACCATTTGAAGGCCGTCTTAAAGGCCAAAGGTTTGAGCACTGCCGTGGGAGATGAAGGCGGATTTGCTCCTGCGTTGAAATCAAACGAAGATGCCCTAGCGGTGATTACCGACGCGATTCGAAAGGCAGGCTACAAACCTGGTCAGGACGTGGTATTGGCACTGGATGCGGCGGCTAGTGAGTTCTATGGAAAAAAGGGCTATGTGTTGCAGGCCGAAGGTGGTGTGGCGAAGTCAGCCTTACAGATGACCGAATTCTACGAGGGGCTTGTGAACCGGTATCCTATTGTTTCGATTGAGGATGGACTGAACGAAGACGACTGGAAGGGATGGAAGCAATTAACCGATCGGCTGGGTAATCGTGTGCAATTGGTCGGGGATGATTTGTTTGTGACTAATGTAGAATACCTGGCCAAGGGGATTCGAGAAAAATCCGGAACGGCCATTCTGATTAAAGTCAATCAAATCGGCACCCTTACTGAAACCCTTGAAACCGTAGAGATGGCGAAGCGGGCGGGGTACGGTGTGATCATTTCCCATCGATCGGGCGAGACCGAAGATACGACGATTGCGGACTTGGCCGTGGCGCTCAATGCGGGACAAATCAAAACCGGGTCGTTATCCCGAACCGATCGGCTCGCAAAATATAATCAACTGTTGCGAATCGAAGAAGAATTGGGAAAGGCCGCGCAATATCGGGGGCGGCAAGCGATTCAAACGAGGAGCGGAAGCTGTTGA
- a CDS encoding DUF971 domain-containing protein — translation MSDDTIQPKDMNWIEKGVFGIEWSDGHKGVYPVRYLRLHCPCAACTDEWTGELKLKDEDVPLLMMLKDIEPVGHYALRFIWSDGHDTGLYTFGNLRKMCQCDICVPNKEPEAKKKLSSRRLM, via the coding sequence ATGAGTGATGACACAATCCAACCCAAAGATATGAATTGGATCGAAAAGGGAGTCTTCGGCATCGAATGGAGTGATGGGCATAAGGGCGTGTATCCCGTTCGCTATTTACGACTGCATTGTCCCTGTGCGGCCTGTACGGATGAATGGACGGGTGAACTGAAACTCAAAGACGAAGACGTCCCATTGCTCATGATGCTCAAGGACATTGAACCTGTGGGACATTATGCGCTGCGGTTTATCTGGAGTGATGGACATGATACGGGACTCTACACCTTCGGCAATCTTCGCAAAATGTGCCAATGCGATATTTGTGTGCCGAATAAAGAGCCAGAGGCGAAAAAGAAATTGTCCTCCCGCCGTTTGATGTAA
- the era gene encoding GTPase Era, translating to MKFGTMAIVGCPNVGKSTLVNTLVNQKIAIVSDKPQTTRSRILGVAHFPEGQLALLDTPGLHRPLHRLNKRMVRAALDTIEEADVLAVMVDGRKMPGAGDRAVIDQVFSMNKGAEELPVFLLVNKIDVITKPKVLPVMDAYQSLGKWTEIIPLSAKTGINLDRLRALAFARFPDQGGAYDEDFVTDQSLRRLAAETVREKVLEQTKAELPYAVAVRIDEFVEKGKLYSISASIMVERSGQKAIIIGRGGSRLKEIGTAARLDLEREMGVKVFLDLHVKVKENWRDNESLLIDLGY from the coding sequence ATGAAATTTGGAACCATGGCTATTGTGGGCTGTCCGAATGTCGGAAAGTCCACCCTCGTGAACACGCTGGTCAATCAAAAGATTGCCATCGTGTCGGATAAACCCCAGACCACGCGATCGCGTATACTGGGCGTGGCCCATTTCCCTGAAGGGCAATTAGCATTGTTGGATACGCCGGGATTGCATCGGCCATTGCACCGGTTGAATAAGCGTATGGTCCGTGCGGCTTTAGATACGATTGAAGAGGCGGATGTGTTGGCCGTCATGGTAGATGGCAGAAAGATGCCAGGTGCGGGCGATCGGGCTGTCATTGATCAAGTATTTTCGATGAATAAAGGGGCAGAGGAGCTGCCAGTGTTTTTGTTGGTGAATAAAATCGATGTAATCACCAAACCCAAGGTCCTTCCCGTGATGGATGCGTACCAGTCGTTGGGAAAATGGACGGAAATAATTCCGTTGTCTGCGAAGACAGGGATAAATTTGGATCGTTTGCGGGCACTGGCCTTTGCTCGATTTCCCGATCAAGGGGGAGCCTACGACGAGGATTTTGTCACCGATCAGTCCCTGCGACGATTGGCGGCAGAGACCGTTCGAGAAAAAGTTCTCGAACAAACCAAAGCGGAATTGCCCTATGCTGTGGCCGTGCGCATTGATGAATTTGTGGAGAAGGGGAAGCTGTATTCGATTTCGGCATCCATTATGGTTGAACGATCTGGGCAAAAAGCGATTATCATTGGAAGAGGTGGGTCTCGACTTAAAGAAATTGGTACTGCGGCACGACTAGATCTTGAACGTGAAATGGGAGTGAAGGTCTTTCTCGATCTGCATGTGAAGGTTAAGGAAAACTGGCGAGATAATGAAAGTTTACTGATCGATTTAGGGTATTGA
- a CDS encoding DUF948 domain-containing protein: MIDFAAVVIAVAFLVLVGYLVPTVVQLRRTVAQSERLLAQLNNELPGLLRELKGTSENVHAMTIQAKAGVDRASVLMNAIGEVGQTVHQVHGAVRGKGVAVGMKLARVFSGMRAAATTIKDRVHKEGG, encoded by the coding sequence ATGATTGACTTTGCGGCGGTGGTAATTGCTGTAGCCTTTTTGGTGTTGGTGGGGTATCTGGTTCCGACCGTGGTGCAGTTGCGTCGAACAGTCGCCCAGTCCGAACGATTATTGGCACAATTGAATAATGAGTTACCGGGATTGCTAAGAGAGTTGAAAGGCACAAGTGAGAATGTTCATGCAATGACCATTCAAGCGAAGGCTGGCGTGGATAGGGCCTCGGTGCTCATGAATGCTATTGGAGAGGTCGGACAGACCGTACATCAAGTTCATGGAGCGGTGAGAGGGAAGGGCGTTGCGGTGGGGATGAAGCTCGCGCGAGTCTTTTCCGGAATGAGAGCCGCAGCGACAACCATAAAAGACCGGGTTCATAAAGAAGGAGGGTAG
- the mgtE gene encoding magnesium transporter, which translates to MMDPAHITESSVSDSAKSEVLPTEHGQQRKFDVVLLSVRRLLKRGAIANLTNLINRLHPADIARVIVHLDTPQERQTIFELVKGIAEQGQVVSELSKEMIPQILADQHPAEIAWMLRSVPADDVAYILGVLPEERAQEILTLMKAEESQEVVNLMAYPKGTAGSIMTTEFLALPEETTAQEAIQRLQQATKAETVFYIYATDAEGRLTGVVSLRELLVVAPTAPLKSMLMRDVLSVTVDTDQEEVARQVANYNLLAIPVLAEGGRLVGIITVDDIVDVIREEDTKDMLKMAGAAEEDAEMHTTSMQAVGHRLPWLFTNLVGSLASGAILWWFRFTIQEVVAIVTFIPVIAAMSGNLGLQSSTLIIRGLATGRVELSDLWKVVFRELRIGLFLGLICGTLLLITGWVWQGSGFLGLVVGASILLTFLISASLATVTPLLLKKCTIDPAVAAGPFITTAMDITGVTIYLGLATIMVEYIR; encoded by the coding sequence ATGATGGACCCTGCCCACATCACAGAATCCTCGGTTAGCGATAGCGCCAAGTCTGAGGTTTTGCCAACGGAACACGGTCAACAACGCAAGTTTGACGTGGTCCTTCTCTCCGTTCGTCGGTTGCTCAAACGAGGAGCCATTGCCAACCTGACAAATTTGATAAATCGATTGCATCCGGCAGATATCGCCAGGGTCATCGTGCATTTGGATACGCCGCAGGAACGCCAAACCATTTTTGAGCTGGTCAAGGGTATTGCCGAGCAAGGGCAGGTGGTCAGTGAGCTGAGTAAGGAAATGATTCCGCAAATCCTCGCAGATCAGCATCCTGCCGAAATTGCCTGGATGTTGCGCTCGGTACCCGCCGACGACGTGGCCTACATTTTAGGGGTGCTCCCCGAGGAGCGCGCGCAAGAAATTTTGACCTTGATGAAGGCCGAGGAATCGCAAGAAGTGGTCAACTTGATGGCCTATCCCAAGGGAACGGCGGGCAGCATCATGACCACGGAGTTTCTTGCCCTCCCCGAAGAAACGACGGCTCAAGAAGCGATCCAGCGTTTGCAACAGGCCACCAAAGCGGAGACGGTGTTTTATATCTATGCGACCGATGCAGAGGGAAGGTTGACTGGGGTTGTATCGTTACGAGAACTGCTGGTTGTGGCCCCCACAGCCCCGTTAAAAAGCATGCTCATGCGGGACGTGCTCAGCGTGACCGTCGATACGGACCAAGAAGAAGTGGCGCGACAGGTGGCCAACTATAACCTGTTAGCCATTCCTGTGTTGGCGGAGGGTGGACGATTGGTGGGCATTATTACTGTTGACGATATTGTGGACGTCATACGGGAAGAAGATACCAAAGATATGTTAAAAATGGCGGGCGCGGCTGAGGAAGATGCGGAAATGCATACGACCAGTATGCAAGCCGTTGGCCATCGTCTGCCTTGGTTGTTTACAAACTTGGTAGGAAGTTTGGCGTCCGGAGCCATTCTCTGGTGGTTTCGGTTCACCATTCAAGAAGTGGTGGCCATCGTGACGTTTATTCCGGTAATTGCTGCGATGAGTGGAAATTTAGGGCTGCAATCGTCAACGCTCATCATTCGTGGATTGGCCACGGGGCGCGTCGAGTTGAGTGATCTGTGGAAAGTCGTGTTTCGTGAATTACGCATTGGATTGTTTCTTGGTTTAATTTGTGGAACCTTGCTGTTGATAACAGGGTGGGTGTGGCAAGGAAGCGGATTCCTCGGCCTCGTGGTTGGGGCTTCCATCCTGCTGACGTTTCTGATTTCCGCAAGCCTCGCCACCGTAACGCCGTTGTTGTTGAAAAAGTGTACAATCGATCCTGCCGTGGCAGCAGGCCCGTTTATTACGACGGCTATGGACATCACGGGTGTGACCATTTATCTTGGGCTCGCAACAATCATGGTTGAGTATATCCGGTAA
- a CDS encoding YtxH domain-containing protein yields the protein MSGNNGASAGSVALAFLSGILLGAATAFLLAPQSGRESREGLLRAARRAGDDFKDFSEKATHTWEDVVEKSRDFMSEASSVVQDAVDAGKEAMRPLRNSSRDEPNTPL from the coding sequence ATGAGTGGGAATAACGGAGCTTCAGCAGGAAGTGTGGCACTGGCGTTTTTAAGCGGAATTCTTTTGGGCGCCGCCACGGCCTTTTTATTGGCCCCGCAATCTGGACGGGAGTCGCGTGAGGGATTATTGCGAGCTGCTCGTCGGGCGGGAGACGATTTCAAAGATTTTTCAGAAAAAGCCACCCATACCTGGGAAGACGTGGTGGAGAAAAGCCGCGATTTTATGTCCGAAGCCAGTTCCGTGGTGCAGGATGCGGTGGATGCTGGAAAAGAGGCGATGCGGCCTTTACGGAATTCTTCCCGTGATGAACCAAATACGCCACTGTGA
- a CDS encoding HEPN domain-containing protein: MDTLRPKTDCAEILGKIVEANEYLVLEVRQKWGHFGQAPLTLAISLEETPPDKLNDPLKQLRDFFLSSSQYKQLNIRSLLDQILNQEPHLKACCLNAKGMAKAIEVLKDSALNQMTMSWNEGGKKAAIGWLTAKLFEQEYQEEHYIHLYNLQLDISPVRIQTMNMELIKLADHEIPQLIGEQPPISFLHNSSTGNCFLKNVNKGPEGEGKSFEDSWKLAWEIVQTLIYLRHGTVDLDYGAIWYRPDWVNQKRRFGISIRGLPRQDQQASPYYLRLEDLDTFKKYSIAYQKIQHLLADTSSTLRKATELAGDFYEGHVRRNKLEDQLIDLTISLEALFSPGDRMELGFRISQRTATLLGKTPNERKEIFQFIKDCYSKRSTLVHGGRPPLTTAVIYTLANYVREAILRLITLQFREYGSKKEVEKNLDDCAFDNELRERLQAISDYNVAIQELAS; encoded by the coding sequence ATGGATACATTAAGACCCAAAACAGATTGCGCAGAAATCCTGGGAAAAATTGTGGAAGCAAATGAGTATCTTGTACTTGAAGTTCGCCAAAAGTGGGGGCATTTTGGACAAGCTCCATTAACCCTAGCTATTTCACTAGAAGAAACCCCGCCTGACAAGTTGAACGATCCGCTCAAACAATTAAGAGATTTCTTTCTAAGTTCTTCGCAATATAAGCAGTTAAATATTCGATCCTTATTGGATCAAATATTAAACCAAGAACCCCATTTGAAGGCTTGCTGCCTTAATGCCAAGGGAATGGCTAAAGCTATTGAGGTATTAAAAGACTCGGCACTTAATCAGATGACCATGTCTTGGAATGAGGGTGGGAAAAAAGCGGCAATAGGATGGCTGACAGCAAAACTCTTTGAGCAGGAATACCAAGAGGAACATTATATCCACCTCTATAATCTCCAACTCGATATTTCGCCAGTGCGGATTCAAACGATGAACATGGAACTTATTAAACTTGCAGACCATGAAATTCCTCAGCTTATTGGGGAACAACCCCCCATAAGTTTTCTTCATAATTCTTCGACCGGCAATTGCTTTTTAAAGAATGTGAACAAAGGTCCAGAAGGTGAAGGAAAAAGTTTTGAGGATTCTTGGAAACTAGCTTGGGAAATAGTGCAGACCCTTATTTATCTGAGACATGGAACCGTTGATCTGGATTATGGAGCTATCTGGTACAGGCCAGATTGGGTTAACCAAAAAAGAAGATTCGGAATTTCCATCAGAGGGTTGCCGAGGCAAGACCAACAAGCAAGTCCATACTACCTCCGACTTGAAGATCTTGATACCTTCAAGAAGTACTCAATAGCCTATCAAAAAATACAACATCTATTGGCTGATACATCTTCGACACTGAGAAAAGCAACTGAACTTGCTGGAGACTTTTATGAAGGGCACGTAAGAAGAAATAAATTAGAGGATCAGCTTATCGACCTTACTATTTCCTTGGAAGCCTTGTTTTCCCCTGGTGACAGAATGGAGCTGGGATTTCGAATATCCCAACGAACTGCTACCCTTCTAGGCAAGACACCAAACGAACGAAAGGAAATTTTTCAATTTATCAAAGATTGCTACTCCAAACGATCTACCCTCGTCCATGGAGGAAGGCCACCATTAACTACTGCTGTAATTTATACTTTGGCTAATTATGTTAGAGAAGCCATTCTACGACTAATTACTTTACAATTCAGAGAATATGGAAGTAAAAAAGAGGTTGAGAAAAACCTTGATGATTGCGCCTTTGATAATGAATTAAGGGAAAGGCTTCAGGCCATTTCAGACTACAATGTTGCTATTCAAGAACTTGCGAGTTAA
- a CDS encoding DEAD/DEAH box helicase: MTNDELLRQLYALPVRLLHRLAKGRIPRYFRMGKHRIIQTLLDLPPNQRTKLTVEVEGLTQEAAQPRPPRTRPVRSTPNVSPPKPNPPAPPKHHISEHALETAVTTEALLEGIGVPTKKEFKPDPWQEEAIEQLAANDVIVSVPTGSGKTYVAVEAMRRAIEADRTVIYTSPLKALSNTKLTEFSHIFGADQVGILTGDRRDNPQAPILIMTTEILRNLLYDAASGEIDLRIDTLGLVILDESQFIADPERGVVWEETIIFCPSQARLLLLSASIGNPDEIAAWITSIRSTPCHLIHHRNRSVPLRAAYLDPSGKLSPLFRTKDITHGKGFTIHPETKRLFTDYEHHTTGPRYRR, translated from the coding sequence ATGACCAACGACGAACTCTTACGACAACTCTACGCATTGCCAGTCAGGTTATTGCACCGATTAGCGAAAGGGCGAATCCCACGCTATTTCCGGATGGGCAAACATCGAATTATCCAAACGTTGCTCGACCTTCCCCCCAACCAGCGGACCAAACTTACGGTAGAGGTGGAAGGGTTGACTCAAGAAGCCGCTCAACCTCGGCCACCCAGAACACGCCCAGTACGATCAACACCCAATGTCTCACCTCCAAAACCCAATCCGCCCGCTCCACCCAAACACCACATATCTGAACATGCGCTTGAAACAGCTGTTACCACGGAAGCACTACTGGAAGGCATTGGTGTGCCAACGAAAAAAGAGTTCAAACCCGACCCTTGGCAAGAAGAAGCCATAGAACAATTAGCCGCCAACGATGTCATTGTCAGCGTACCGACCGGCAGTGGGAAAACCTATGTGGCGGTCGAAGCCATGCGACGGGCTATTGAAGCAGACCGAACCGTAATTTACACCTCACCGCTCAAAGCCTTATCGAATACCAAGCTCACAGAGTTCTCCCATATTTTTGGGGCAGATCAGGTCGGCATTCTTACCGGTGATCGTCGCGACAATCCGCAAGCTCCCATCCTCATCATGACCACCGAGATCCTTCGCAACTTGCTGTACGATGCCGCTAGTGGAGAAATCGATTTGCGAATCGACACCCTAGGCTTGGTCATCTTGGACGAGTCGCAGTTTATCGCCGATCCCGAACGCGGAGTCGTCTGGGAAGAAACGATCATCTTTTGCCCATCCCAAGCACGGCTTTTGTTACTCTCCGCCTCTATCGGCAACCCCGATGAAATCGCTGCCTGGATTACCTCTATCCGATCGACACCCTGTCACCTCATTCACCATCGCAATCGATCCGTCCCTCTTCGCGCCGCCTACCTCGATCCCTCAGGCAAACTCTCGCCTTTGTTCCGCACCAAAGACATCACCCACGGCAAGGGCTTCACCATCCACCCCGAAACCAAACGCCTCTTCACCGACTACGAACACCACACCACGGGGCCACGGTATAGAAGATAG
- the recO gene encoding DNA repair protein RecO produces MPKRLEQTFGRPCWTNHFQHPVIFLMAHITTDAIALKSIRWGEADRIVTFFSYKLGKVRGIAREARKMKNRFGGALEPFTSVNLTLFDRRHDNLATVSAIHIMEDLSGLREDLARISAASRMVSLVDAITADRDPSHQLFHTLREGLRSLLEQEDLSLTTLIFQIHVLSHAGFRPQVDHCASCGKDFGTRAPRFSPSAGGLVCQGCDQASWDYCLEMSPGSVAFVQQARRTKFSVALRLKAEGSMRRELEDIIDTYARAVVGKRLPAIDFLAAEPLPVYGKVNENFVVERA; encoded by the coding sequence TTGCCGAAGCGGCTTGAGCAGACCTTTGGTCGGCCTTGCTGGACGAACCATTTTCAACATCCTGTAATTTTCCTTATGGCCCATATCACCACCGACGCCATAGCGCTCAAAAGTATCCGATGGGGAGAAGCCGATCGCATCGTAACCTTCTTTTCCTATAAGTTGGGAAAGGTGCGAGGAATTGCGCGCGAGGCGCGGAAGATGAAAAATCGCTTTGGCGGCGCGCTTGAACCCTTTACCTCCGTGAACCTCACGTTATTCGACCGTCGGCATGATAATTTAGCCACCGTCAGCGCTATTCATATTATGGAAGATCTTTCGGGATTGCGCGAAGATTTAGCGCGAATTTCGGCAGCCTCGCGCATGGTCTCCTTGGTGGATGCTATCACGGCGGATCGAGATCCCAGTCACCAATTGTTTCACACGCTTCGCGAGGGTTTGCGATCTTTGCTAGAGCAGGAAGATCTTTCTCTGACCACGCTCATTTTTCAGATTCATGTGCTCTCACATGCCGGGTTTCGTCCGCAGGTCGATCATTGCGCTTCGTGTGGCAAGGATTTTGGGACACGGGCACCACGGTTTTCACCCTCCGCGGGTGGCCTGGTGTGTCAGGGGTGCGATCAAGCCAGTTGGGATTATTGCTTGGAGATGTCCCCGGGCAGTGTGGCCTTCGTGCAGCAAGCGCGTCGCACGAAGTTTTCCGTCGCCTTGCGCCTTAAAGCCGAAGGTTCTATGCGACGAGAGTTGGAAGATATTATTGATACCTACGCCCGAGCCGTGGTCGGCAAACGGTTACCTGCCATCGACTTCTTGGCTGCCGAACCGTTGCCGGTGTATGGCAAAGTAAATGAAAATTTTGTTGTGGAAAGAGCGTAA